Proteins from one Arthrobacter sp. Soc17.1.1.1 genomic window:
- a CDS encoding dihydrofolate reductase family protein: MSLVRVHNFSISLDGFGAGEGQQLDAPFGHAGMRLMEWALGTRTFREMGLSGEGPGSSGVDEAFARAWGPGIGVEIMGRNKFGPQRGPWEDEEWKGWWGDTPVFRTPVVVLTHHPRPIVEMDGGTTFHFVDADPVEALAQARALAGGLDVRIGGGVDTVRQFLEADLIDHLHIVLVPIVLGRGERLWDGLEALEERFDIEATPSPSGVVHLTLARRTASRAP; this comes from the coding sequence GTGTCCCTCGTCCGTGTGCACAACTTCTCGATCTCCCTCGACGGCTTCGGCGCAGGCGAGGGTCAGCAGCTCGACGCCCCCTTCGGCCACGCGGGCATGCGCCTCATGGAGTGGGCCTTGGGCACCCGCACGTTCCGGGAGATGGGGCTGTCCGGAGAGGGCCCCGGGTCCTCCGGTGTCGACGAGGCGTTCGCCCGCGCATGGGGGCCCGGCATCGGCGTCGAGATCATGGGGCGCAACAAGTTCGGTCCCCAGCGGGGCCCGTGGGAGGACGAGGAGTGGAAGGGCTGGTGGGGCGACACCCCCGTGTTCCGGACGCCCGTCGTCGTGCTGACCCATCACCCCCGGCCGATTGTGGAGATGGACGGCGGCACGACGTTCCACTTTGTCGACGCCGATCCCGTCGAGGCGCTGGCGCAGGCCCGCGCGCTGGCCGGCGGCCTGGATGTCCGGATCGGCGGCGGCGTCGACACGGTGCGGCAGTTCCTCGAAGCCGACCTGATCGACCACCTGCACATCGTGCTGGTCCCGATCGTCCTCGGACGGGGCGAGCGGCTCTGGGACGGACTCGAGGCGCTCGAGGAACGGTTCGACATCGAGGCGACCCCGTCTCCCAGCGGCGTCGTCCACCTGACCCTCGCCCGTCGGACTGCGTCCCGGGCCCCCTGA
- a CDS encoding GntR family transcriptional regulator, translating to MGVLPRPFDADRLDEASGTPKHVQLRESLRRYVHQFGEPGAGIPSERQLSEYFGVARMTVRQAVDALVAEEVLERVVGLGTFVARSKVDLHMKMTSYTEEMIRRGMVPDARVLSFEQQGATPLVARELQIEIGQPVVRFRRQLLADGEPMSVDENFLPAHRVKGLLDGPPPTSLYNVLSEKYGLVMEWGEDTIEATAASPSIARLLNVEMNAPLLKIQRHAYVARAMIDYSVSYYRADRYKLWVPLQRPGVRTPRAYSSKRLG from the coding sequence ATGGGTGTGCTGCCGAGGCCCTTCGACGCGGACCGCCTCGACGAGGCATCCGGCACACCCAAGCATGTCCAGCTGCGGGAGAGCCTGCGGCGCTACGTCCACCAGTTCGGCGAGCCAGGAGCGGGGATACCGTCCGAGCGGCAGCTGAGTGAGTACTTCGGGGTGGCGCGCATGACGGTGCGGCAGGCCGTCGATGCCCTGGTCGCGGAGGAGGTGCTCGAGCGCGTCGTGGGACTCGGGACGTTCGTGGCGCGCTCCAAGGTGGACCTGCACATGAAGATGACCTCCTACACCGAGGAGATGATCCGGCGCGGCATGGTGCCGGACGCACGCGTCCTGAGCTTCGAACAGCAGGGCGCAACGCCCCTGGTGGCGCGGGAGCTGCAGATCGAGATCGGCCAGCCCGTGGTGCGGTTTAGGCGGCAGCTCCTGGCCGACGGCGAGCCCATGAGCGTGGACGAGAACTTCCTCCCGGCGCACCGCGTGAAGGGGCTCCTCGACGGCCCGCCGCCCACCTCGCTCTACAACGTGCTCAGCGAGAAGTACGGCCTCGTCATGGAGTGGGGGGAGGATACCATCGAGGCGACGGCGGCGTCGCCGTCGATCGCGCGCCTGCTCAACGTGGAGATGAACGCCCCGCTGCTGAAGATCCAGCGGCACGCCTACGTGGCGCGCGCCATGATCGACTACTCCGTGTCCTACTACCGCGCCGATCGCTACAAACTGTGGGTACCGCTGCAGCGGCCCGGTGTGCGGACACCGCGCGCCTACAGTTCCAAGCGCCTCGGCTAG
- a CDS encoding cytochrome c oxidase subunit 4, whose protein sequence is MRIEKNLFLIGVPIFVPVAFVYGWLTEWSEWVGFLGILLVGGLAGMIGFYLAFTGKRVGARPEDRLDAEIHEGSGEQGHFSPWSWWPLVLGLAAATGFLGIAIGFWILYIGLGLAAIALVGWVFEYSRGYHAH, encoded by the coding sequence ATGAGGATCGAGAAGAACCTGTTCCTGATCGGTGTGCCGATCTTCGTGCCCGTCGCCTTCGTCTACGGGTGGCTGACCGAATGGTCGGAGTGGGTCGGTTTCCTCGGGATCCTGCTCGTGGGCGGCCTCGCCGGGATGATCGGGTTCTACCTGGCGTTCACCGGCAAGCGCGTCGGAGCACGCCCGGAGGACCGGCTCGACGCCGAGATCCACGAGGGATCCGGCGAGCAGGGCCACTTCAGCCCCTGGAGCTGGTGGCCCCTGGTCCTCGGCCTCGCAGCCGCCACGGGCTTCCTCGGGATCGCGATCGGGTTCTGGATCCTCTACATCGGCCTCGGTCTGGCGGCGATCGCCCTCGTCGGCTGGGTCTTCGAGTACAGCCGCGGGTACCACGCCCACTAG
- the ctaD gene encoding aa3-type cytochrome oxidase subunit I — protein MSTFEYTLEEAGTVAAPRVVPRSKGRIVVNWITSTDHKTIGFMYLIASFVFFCFAGVMALIIRAELFEPGMQILQTKEQYNQLFTMHGTVMLLMFATPLFAGFTNFVMPLQIGAPDVAFPRLNALAFWFFLFGSTIAVSGFITPQGAASFGWFAYAPLSSTTFSPGVGGDLWVFGLALSGFGTILGAVNFITTIICMRAPGMTMWRMPIFTWNALITSILVLMAFPPLAAALFALGADRRFGAHIFDPEAGGAILWQHLFWFFGHPEVYIIALPFFGIVSEIFPVFSRKPIFGYKGLVYATIAIAALSVTVWAHHMYVTGAVLLPFFAFMTMLIAVPTGVKFFNWIGTLWRGSLTFETPMLWSLGFLVTFLFGGLTGIILASPPLDFHVSDTYFVVAHFHYVVFGTVVFAMFAGFYFWWPKFTGKMLNERLGKIHFWMLFLGFHATFLIQHWLGVEGMPRRYADYLPEDGYTAMNQFSTVGSFVLGASLIPFFWNVYITWRTGKKVEVDDPWGFGASLEWATSCPPPRHNFTSLPRIRSERPALDLHHPELQQTHTPDDSAIGQALGSADRKDAKV, from the coding sequence ATGTCCACCTTCGAATACACCCTTGAGGAAGCCGGCACCGTAGCCGCTCCCCGCGTGGTCCCTCGGTCCAAGGGACGGATCGTCGTCAACTGGATCACCTCGACCGACCACAAGACGATCGGGTTCATGTACCTGATCGCCTCGTTCGTCTTCTTCTGCTTCGCCGGCGTGATGGCGCTGATCATCCGCGCCGAGCTCTTCGAGCCCGGCATGCAGATCCTGCAGACGAAGGAGCAGTACAACCAGCTCTTCACGATGCACGGCACCGTGATGCTGCTGATGTTCGCGACGCCGCTGTTCGCGGGCTTCACGAACTTCGTCATGCCCCTGCAGATCGGCGCACCCGACGTCGCCTTCCCGCGGCTGAACGCCCTGGCGTTCTGGTTCTTCCTGTTCGGCAGCACCATCGCCGTCTCCGGGTTCATCACCCCGCAGGGCGCCGCGTCGTTCGGCTGGTTCGCCTACGCGCCACTGTCGAGCACCACGTTCTCCCCGGGCGTGGGCGGGGACCTCTGGGTCTTCGGTCTCGCACTGTCCGGCTTCGGCACCATCCTCGGCGCCGTCAACTTCATCACCACGATCATCTGCATGCGCGCCCCCGGCATGACCATGTGGCGCATGCCGATCTTCACCTGGAACGCGCTCATCACCTCGATCCTCGTGCTGATGGCGTTCCCGCCGCTGGCCGCCGCGCTCTTCGCGCTCGGCGCCGACCGCCGCTTCGGGGCCCACATCTTCGACCCCGAAGCCGGTGGGGCCATCCTGTGGCAGCACCTGTTCTGGTTCTTCGGCCACCCCGAGGTCTACATCATCGCGCTGCCGTTCTTCGGCATCGTCTCGGAGATCTTCCCGGTCTTCAGCCGCAAGCCGATCTTCGGCTACAAGGGCCTGGTCTACGCGACGATCGCCATCGCCGCCCTGTCCGTGACGGTGTGGGCGCACCACATGTACGTCACGGGTGCGGTCCTGCTGCCGTTCTTCGCCTTCATGACCATGCTCATCGCGGTGCCCACCGGCGTGAAGTTCTTCAACTGGATCGGCACGCTCTGGAGGGGGTCGCTGACCTTCGAGACGCCGATGCTGTGGAGCCTCGGCTTCCTCGTCACCTTCCTCTTCGGTGGCCTCACCGGCATCATCCTGGCCTCGCCGCCGCTCGACTTCCACGTCTCGGACACGTACTTCGTGGTTGCGCACTTCCACTACGTGGTCTTCGGGACCGTGGTGTTCGCGATGTTCGCCGGCTTCTACTTCTGGTGGCCCAAGTTCACCGGCAAGATGCTGAACGAGCGCCTCGGCAAGATCCACTTCTGGATGCTGTTCCTCGGCTTCCACGCCACGTTCCTCATCCAGCACTGGCTGGGTGTCGAGGGTATGCCGCGCCGCTACGCGGACTACCTGCCCGAGGACGGCTACACCGCCATGAACCAGTTCTCCACCGTCGGGTCCTTCGTCCTGGGTGCCTCGCTGATCCCGTTCTTCTGGAACGTCTACATCACGTGGCGGACCGGCAAGAAGGTCGAGGTGGACGACCCGTGGGGCTTCGGCGCCTCGCTCGAGTGGGCGACGTCGTGCCCGCCACCGCGCCACAACTTCACCTCGCTGCCCCGCATCCGCTCCGAGCGCCCTGCGCTCGACCTGCACCACCCGGAGCTGCAACAGACGCACACCCCCGATGACAGCGCCATCGGCCAGGCCCTCGGCTCGGCCGACAGGAAGGACGCCAAGGTATGA
- the ctaC gene encoding aa3-type cytochrome oxidase subunit II, protein MSSQDRTGSKRVRIAKISSITLAGALLLTGCSAEAQKGWLPADRDNTNHTAAITDLWVNSWIAALAVGVITWGLIIWCMVAYRRRKNDTGYPRQMSYNLPLEIFYLTIPLFMVLVFFYFTERDINTIDARVENPDVIVDVRGKQWSWDFNYVTEDKYSTGVQAHLTGETGQEADLPTLYLPVNRTVELQLNARDVQHSFFVPGFLMKRDLYPGRTNYINLTPTKEGTFDGKCAELCGQYHSEMLFNVQVVSQAEFDAQMDRLEDGQLGDEYDRDSYPEDDPDTDPARSSS, encoded by the coding sequence GTGAGTTCGCAGGACCGAACCGGTAGCAAGCGCGTCAGGATCGCAAAGATCTCCAGCATCACGCTGGCCGGCGCCCTCCTACTGACCGGCTGTTCGGCAGAAGCCCAAAAGGGTTGGCTCCCGGCAGACCGGGACAACACCAACCACACCGCGGCCATAACCGATCTCTGGGTCAACTCGTGGATCGCGGCCCTGGCCGTCGGTGTCATCACGTGGGGCCTGATCATCTGGTGCATGGTGGCCTACCGCCGCCGGAAGAACGACACCGGCTACCCGCGGCAGATGAGCTACAACCTGCCGCTCGAGATCTTCTACTTGACGATCCCGCTGTTCATGGTCCTCGTGTTCTTCTACTTCACCGAGCGCGACATCAACACGATCGACGCCCGGGTCGAGAACCCCGACGTGATCGTCGATGTGCGCGGCAAGCAGTGGTCGTGGGACTTCAACTACGTCACCGAGGACAAGTACTCCACCGGCGTGCAGGCCCACCTCACCGGCGAGACCGGCCAGGAGGCCGACCTGCCCACGCTCTACCTGCCCGTGAACAGGACCGTCGAGCTCCAGCTCAACGCCCGCGACGTGCAGCACTCCTTCTTCGTTCCCGGCTTCCTGATGAAGCGTGACCTCTACCCGGGCCGTACGAACTACATCAACCTCACGCCCACCAAGGAGGGCACCTTCGACGGCAAGTGCGCCGAGCTGTGCGGCCAGTACCACTCGGAGATGCTCTTCAACGTGCAGGTGGTCTCGCAGGCGGAGTTCGACGCGCAGATGGACCGCCTCGAGGACGGCCAGCTCGGCGACGAGTACGACCGCGACTCCTACCCGGAGGATGATCCCGATACCGACCCAGCCAGGAGCAGCAGCTGA
- a CDS encoding HesB/IscA family protein, whose protein sequence is MSTPTTEAAALQESTDLPVHEVNLSDVAAGKVRSLLEQEGRTDLRLRVAVQPGGCSGLIYQLYFDERVLDGDAVRDFDGVEVIVDKMSVPYLSGASIDFEDTISKQGFTIDNPNAGGSCACGDSFH, encoded by the coding sequence ATGAGCACACCGACCACCGAAGCAGCGGCCCTGCAGGAGTCCACGGATCTTCCTGTGCACGAGGTCAACCTGTCCGACGTCGCCGCCGGCAAGGTGCGCAGCCTCCTCGAGCAGGAGGGCCGTACGGACCTCCGCCTGCGGGTCGCCGTGCAGCCCGGCGGCTGCTCCGGCCTGATCTACCAGCTGTACTTCGACGAGCGCGTCCTCGACGGCGATGCCGTCCGTGACTTCGACGGCGTCGAGGTCATCGTCGACAAGATGAGCGTGCCGTACCTGTCCGGTGCATCCATCGACTTCGAGGACACCATCTCGAAGCAGGGATTCACCATCGACAACCCGAATGCGGGCGGCTCCTGCGCCTGCGGCGACTCCTTCCACTAG
- a CDS encoding dipeptidase, which produces MSTPTEHPDEPSGVVEQLRASVDAAFPRIVEELSGLVAIPGIAWEAFDAAELDRSAEAVAALVRGAGIDDVRILRVDNDGTPGGPAVVARRPAVGDRPTVLLYAHHDVQPPGDPALWETEPFVATERDGRLYGRGAADDKAGIMAHVGAFRALSDVLGDAFGVGVTLFIEGEEEAGSPTFRSFLETYRDDLAADVIVVADSSNWKVGVPALTTSLRGLVDGTIEVQVLDHAVHSGMFGGPVLDAPTLLARLIATLHDDAGDVAVAGLQAGDHATVDYAEEDYRSDASVLDGVELAGTGSIASRLWHKPALSIIGMDIPSVALSSNTLLPRARAKFSLRLAPGQDPQSAMDAVRAHVESHAPFGARVTFTPGETGSPFLTDTSEPASRLALEALEEAWGVPAVEAGMGGSIPFIADLTELFPSAQILITGVEDPDSRAHSANESLHLDEFRKAVLAEAILLARINDGGLRRGRD; this is translated from the coding sequence ATGAGCACCCCCACCGAGCATCCGGACGAGCCCAGCGGCGTCGTCGAGCAGCTGCGGGCGAGCGTCGACGCGGCGTTCCCCCGGATCGTCGAGGAACTCTCCGGCCTCGTGGCCATCCCCGGCATCGCCTGGGAGGCCTTCGACGCCGCCGAACTCGACCGCAGCGCCGAGGCGGTGGCCGCGCTGGTCCGCGGAGCCGGCATCGACGACGTCCGCATCCTGCGCGTCGACAACGACGGCACCCCCGGCGGTCCCGCCGTCGTCGCCCGCCGCCCCGCCGTCGGCGACCGGCCCACCGTCCTCCTCTACGCGCACCACGACGTGCAGCCACCCGGCGATCCCGCCCTCTGGGAGACCGAACCGTTCGTGGCCACCGAACGCGACGGACGGCTCTACGGACGCGGCGCGGCCGATGACAAGGCCGGCATCATGGCGCACGTCGGCGCATTCCGGGCCCTCTCCGACGTGCTCGGGGACGCGTTCGGGGTCGGCGTGACGCTCTTCATCGAGGGCGAGGAGGAGGCCGGGTCGCCGACGTTCCGGTCCTTCCTCGAGACCTACCGCGACGACCTCGCGGCCGACGTCATCGTCGTCGCCGACTCCAGCAACTGGAAGGTCGGCGTGCCCGCGCTGACCACGAGCCTGCGCGGCCTCGTGGACGGCACCATCGAGGTGCAGGTCCTCGACCACGCGGTGCACTCCGGCATGTTCGGCGGACCCGTCCTCGACGCGCCGACGCTCCTCGCGCGCCTCATCGCGACCCTGCACGACGACGCCGGCGACGTCGCCGTCGCCGGTCTGCAGGCCGGGGACCACGCCACGGTGGACTACGCCGAGGAGGACTACCGCTCGGACGCCTCGGTGCTCGACGGCGTCGAGCTCGCAGGGACCGGCTCCATCGCCTCCCGGCTGTGGCACAAGCCGGCGCTGTCCATCATCGGCATGGACATCCCGAGCGTCGCGCTGTCCTCGAACACGCTGCTCCCGCGGGCACGCGCCAAGTTCAGCCTCCGCCTCGCGCCCGGCCAGGACCCGCAGTCGGCCATGGACGCCGTCCGCGCCCATGTCGAGAGCCACGCCCCGTTCGGGGCGCGGGTGACGTTCACCCCGGGGGAGACCGGCAGCCCCTTCCTGACCGACACGAGCGAGCCGGCGTCGCGCCTGGCACTCGAGGCGCTCGAGGAGGCCTGGGGCGTACCCGCCGTGGAGGCCGGCATGGGCGGCTCCATCCCCTTCATCGCGGACCTCACGGAGCTCTTCCCCTCCGCCCAGATCCTCATCACCGGCGTGGAGGACCCGGACTCGAGGGCCCACAGCGCCAACGAGTCGCTGCACCTCGACGAGTTCCGCAAGGCCGTCCTGGCCGAGGCGATCCTGCTCGCGCGGATCAACGACGGCGGTCTGCGCCGCGGCCGGGACTGA
- a CDS encoding DUF3043 domain-containing protein, protein MFGRNKEAPTAQEVVDSASPTHETQRVQGKGAPTPKRSVQQAARKRPLVPADRKAAKDKNRSAVRDDRARMRQALDTDDERYLPLRDKGPNRRFVRQFVDARINIGEFLMVAALVFVVLSFFQSLAVQSAVLLAFWVLIVAVIVDCLLLRRKLKKKLTEKFGGPNQGDLWYGVTRALQLRRLRLPKPQVKRGQYPS, encoded by the coding sequence GTGTTCGGACGAAATAAGGAAGCACCCACTGCCCAGGAAGTCGTTGACAGCGCTTCGCCTACCCACGAGACCCAGCGCGTCCAGGGCAAGGGGGCGCCGACGCCCAAGCGGAGCGTGCAGCAGGCCGCCCGCAAGCGGCCGCTCGTGCCTGCCGACCGCAAGGCCGCCAAGGACAAGAACCGTTCCGCGGTGCGGGACGACCGCGCCAGGATGCGCCAGGCCCTCGACACCGACGACGAGCGGTACCTGCCGTTGCGGGACAAGGGCCCGAACCGGCGCTTCGTCCGCCAGTTCGTCGACGCGCGCATCAACATCGGCGAGTTCCTCATGGTCGCTGCGCTGGTGTTCGTGGTGCTGAGTTTCTTCCAGTCCCTGGCGGTGCAGAGCGCCGTGCTCCTGGCGTTCTGGGTGCTCATCGTCGCCGTGATCGTGGACTGCCTGCTGCTGCGGCGCAAGCTGAAGAAGAAGCTGACGGAGAAGTTCGGCGGCCCGAACCAGGGCGATCTCTGGTACGGGGTGACCCGCGCGCTCCAGCTGCGCCGGCTGCGCCTGCCGAAACCGCAGGTCAAGCGCGGGCAGTACCCCTCCTGA
- a CDS encoding quinone-dependent dihydroorotate dehydrogenase produces the protein MHFYPTFFRLVFSGMDAERAHRIGFALIRAIDRTPVGWGLRRFCAPDASLATTAFGVEFPSPFGLAAGFDKAGKGVLSLTVLGFGHVEIGTITGQAQPGNPAPRLFRLVEDRAVINRMGFNNDGAAAVAPRLRSARQRLARRYGARRPVVGVNIGKTKKVDIADAVADYLVSARELAPVADYLVVNVSSPNTPGLRLLQSVESLRPLLEAVRTTADDAAGRHVPLLVKIAPDLTDQDLDDVGALALDLGLDGIVATNTTITRENLTTDAATVMAKGVGGLSGAPLKARSLEVLTRLRAAVGDRLALVSVGGVETPEDVIERLEAGATLVQGYTAFLYEGPFWARRINRGLARSRAA, from the coding sequence ATGCATTTCTACCCGACCTTCTTCCGGCTCGTCTTCTCGGGAATGGACGCCGAGAGGGCCCACAGGATCGGGTTCGCCCTCATCCGTGCGATCGACCGCACCCCCGTGGGCTGGGGCCTGCGCCGCTTCTGCGCACCCGATGCGAGCCTGGCCACCACGGCCTTCGGGGTGGAGTTCCCGTCCCCCTTCGGTCTCGCCGCCGGGTTCGACAAGGCGGGGAAGGGCGTGCTGTCCCTGACGGTGCTCGGCTTCGGGCACGTGGAGATCGGCACGATCACCGGCCAGGCGCAGCCCGGCAACCCCGCGCCCCGCCTGTTCCGGCTCGTCGAGGACCGAGCGGTGATCAACCGGATGGGCTTCAACAACGACGGCGCCGCGGCCGTGGCGCCCCGCCTCCGCTCCGCGCGGCAGCGGCTGGCGCGCCGGTACGGAGCCCGTAGGCCCGTCGTCGGCGTGAACATCGGCAAGACGAAGAAGGTGGACATCGCCGACGCCGTCGCCGACTACCTCGTGAGCGCCCGCGAGCTCGCCCCTGTCGCGGACTACCTCGTGGTGAACGTGTCCTCACCGAACACGCCCGGGCTCCGGCTGCTGCAGAGCGTCGAGTCCCTCCGCCCCCTGCTGGAGGCCGTCCGCACCACGGCTGACGACGCGGCCGGCCGGCACGTGCCGCTCCTGGTGAAGATCGCCCCCGACCTCACGGACCAGGACCTCGACGACGTCGGGGCGCTGGCCCTGGATCTCGGGCTGGACGGGATCGTGGCCACGAACACCACCATCACGCGCGAGAACCTCACCACCGACGCCGCCACGGTGATGGCCAAGGGCGTCGGCGGCCTCAGCGGTGCGCCCCTGAAGGCCCGCTCGCTGGAGGTCCTCACCCGGCTCCGGGCCGCCGTCGGCGACCGCCTCGCCCTCGTGTCCGTCGGCGGCGTGGAGACGCCCGAGGACGTCATCGAGCGGCTCGAGGCCGGCGCCACCCTCGTGCAGGGCTACACGGCCTTCCTCTACGAGGGGCCGTTCTGGGCGCGCCGGATCAACCGCGGGCTGGCGCGCAGCAGGGCTGCCTGA